One Saccharomyces eubayanus strain FM1318 chromosome VIII, whole genome shotgun sequence genomic window carries:
- the RPO31 gene encoding DNA-directed RNA polymerase III core subunit RPO31, with protein sequence MKEVVVSETPKRIKGLEFSALSAADIVAQSEVEVSTRDLFDLEKDRAPRANGALDPKMGVSSSSLECTTCHGNLASCHGHFGHLKLALPVFHIGYFKATIQILQGICKNCSAILLSETDKRKFLHELRRPGVDNLRRMGILKKILDQCKKQRRCLHCGALNGVVKKAAAGAGSAALKIIHDTFRWVGKKSAPEKDIWVGEWKEVLTHNPELERYVKRCMDDLNPLKTLNLFKQIKSADCELLGIDATVPSGRPETYIWRYLPAPPVCIRPSVMMQDSPASNEDDLTVKLTEIVWTSSLIKAGLDKGISINNMMEHWDYLQLTVAMYINSDSVNPAMLPGSSNGGGKVKPIRGFCQRLKGKQGRFRGNLSGKRVDFSGRTVISPDPNLSIDEVAVPDRVAKVLTYPEKVTRYNRHKLQELVVNGPNVHPGANYLLKKNEDARRNLRYGDRMKLAKNLQIGDVIERHLEDGDVVLFNRQPSLHRLSILSHYAKIRPWRTFRLNECVCTPYNADFDGDEMNLHVPQTEEARAEAINLMGVKNNLLTPKSGEPIIAATQDFITGSYLISHKDSFYDRATLTQLLCMMSDGIEQFDIPPPAIMKPYYLWTGKQVFSLLIKPSHKSPVVINLDAKNKVFVPPKSKSLPSEMSQNDGFVVIRGSQILSGVMDKSVLGDGKKHSVFYTILRDYGPQEAANAMNRMAKLCARFLGNRGFSIGINDVTPADDLKQKKEELVEIAYRKCDELITLFNKGELETQPGCNEEQTLEAKIGGFLSKVREEVGDVCINELDNWNAPLIMATCGSKGSTLNVSQMVAVVGQQIISGNRVPDGFQDRSLPHFPKNSKTPQSKGFVRNSFFSGLSPPEFLFHAISGREGLVDTAVKTAETGYMSRRLMKSLEDLSCQYDNTVRTSANGIVQFTYGGDGLDPLEMEGNAQPVNFNRSWDHAYNITFNNQDEGLLPYAIMNTANKILMPLEDRLVRYDNRGFLVKDEDKDKAEHVDQYDAERDFYRSLREYINLKATALANLRKSRGMLELVDAPPTELQGMDPDEAVPQNVRTSVSQLYRISEQSVKKFLEIALFKYRKARLEPGTAIGAIGAQSIGEPGTQMTLKTFHFAGVASMNVTLGVPRIKEIINASKVISTPIINAVLVNDNDERAARVVKGRVEKTLLSDVAYYVQDVYKDNLSFIQVRIDLGTIDKLQLELTIEDIAVAITRASKLKIQAPDVNIIGKDKIAINVFPEGYKAKSISTSAKEPSENDVFYRMQQLRRALPDVVVKGLADISRAVINIRDDGKRELLVEGYGLRDVMCTDGVIGSKTTTNHILEVFSVLGIEAARYSIVREINYTMSNHGMSVDPRHIQLLGDVMTYKGEVLGITRFGLSKMRDSVLQLASFEKTTDHLFDAAFYMKKDAVEGVSECIILGQTMSIGTGSFKVIKGTNISEKDLMPKPCLFESLSNEAALKAN encoded by the coding sequence ATGAAGGAAGTCGTCGTTAGTGAAACTCCGAAGAGGATCAAAGGGCTGGAGTTTAGCGCTCTAAGCGCTGCCGATATTGTCGCCCAATCTGAGGTGGAAGTCTCTACTAGGGATCTCTTCGATTTAGAGAAGGATCGTGCTCCCAGGGCTAATGGTGCCTTAGACCCTAAAATGGGTGTTTCATCCTCTAGTCTTGAATGTACCACCTGTCACGGTAATCTGGCGTCGTGCCATGGTCATTTTGGCCATTTGAAATTGGCCCTACCTGTTTTCCACATTGGGTACTTTAAGGCTACTATACAAATACTGCAGGGTATTTGTAAAAACTGTTCTGCAATCCTATTATCAGAGAcagacaaaagaaaattcttGCATGAATTACGTCGTCCGGGCGTGGATAATTTGAGACGTATGGGTattctgaagaagattctTGACCAATGTAAGAAGCAGAGAAGATGTCTGCACTGTGGTGCTCTTAACGGTGTCGTGAAAAAAGCTGCTGCTGGTGCTGGTTCAGCCGCATTGAAAATCATTCATGATACATTCCGTTGGGTAGGTAAAAAATCTGCTCCAGAAAAGGATATTTGGGTCGGCGAATGGAAAGAAGTCCTTACTCATAACCCTGAACTAGAACGTTATGTCAAACGTTGTATGGATGATCTAAATCCattgaaaactttaaatcttttcaagCAAATCAAGTCCGCAGATTGTGAATTATTAGGTATAGATGCCACTGTTCCCTCCGGTAGACCAGAAACCTACATTTGGAGATATTTACCGGCACCTCCAGTTTGTATTAGACCCTCTGTTATGATGCAAGATTCTCCAGCTTCTAATGAAGATGACTTAACCGTAAAGCTGACAGAAATAGTTTGGACTTCGTCTTTGATCAAAGCCGGTCTTGACAAGGGTATTTCCATCAATAACATGATGGAGCACTGGGACTATTTACAACTAACAGTTGCTATGTACATCAACTCAGACTCGGTCAATCCTGCTATGCTCCCAGGTTCATCCAATGGAGGCGGGAAAGTAAAACCAATCAGAGGGTTCTGTCAAAGACTGAAAGGTAAACAAGGTAGATTTAGAGGTAATTTATCTGGTAAGCGTGTCGATTTTTCAGGTAGAACTGTTATATCCCCAGATCCAAACTTGTCTATTGACGAAGTCGCCGTCCCAGATCGTGTCGCAAAAGTTTTAACGTACCCAGAAAAGGTCACTAGATATAACAGACATAAATTACAGGAATTAGTTGTAAATGGCCCCAATGTTCATCCAGGTGCTAATTActtactgaaaaaaaatgaagatgcaagaagaaacctAAGGTACGGTGATCGTATGAAACTGGcaaaaaatttacaaaTTGGTGACGTTATTGAAAGACATTTGGAAGACGGTGATGTGGTTTTATTCAATCGTCAACCATCTCTACATAGACTATCGATTTTGTCACATTACGCGAAGATTCGTCCATGGAGAACTTTTAGACTAAATGAATGTGTTTGCACACCTTATAACGCAGATTTTGATGGTGACGAAATGAATTTACATGTTCCACAAACTGAAGAGGCTCGTGCGGAGGCTATCAATTTGATGGGtgtgaaaaataatctTTTGACTCCTAAATCAGGTGAGCCTATTATTGCGGCCACCCAAGATTTTATTACCGGTTCATATTTGATATCGCATAAAGATTCCTTTTATGACCGTGCTACGTTGACGCAATTGTTGTGTATGATGTCCGATGGTATTGAACAATTTGATATTCCACCTCCTGCTATTATGAAGCCGTATTATTTATGGACTGGTAAACAAGTTTTTTCACTACTGATAAAGCCGAGTCATAAATCCCCAGTTGTTATTAACCTAGACGCAAAGAACAAAGTCTTTGTTCCcccaaaatcaaaatccTTACCGAGTGAAATGTCCCAAAATGATGGGTTCGTAGTTATTAGAGGTTCACAAATTTTGAGTGGGGTAATGGATAAATCTGTCTTAGGTGACGGTAAAAAGCATTCTGTGTTCTATACAATACTAAGAGACTATGGTCCCCAAGAGGCCGCTAATGCCATGAATAGAATGGCAAAATTGTGCGCAAGATTTTTGGGTAACAGGGGGTTTTCTATTGGTATTAATGACGTTACACCTGCAGATGAtttaaagcaaaagaaggaagagcTGGTAGAGATCGCGTATCGTAAGTGTGATGAGTTAATCACTTTATTCAATAAGGGTGAATTAGAAACGCAACCTGGTTGTAATGAAGAACAAACTTTGGAAGCTAAGATTGGTGGGTTCTTATCAAAGGTTAGAGAAGAAGTCGGTGATGTGTGTATTAATGAATTGGATAATTGGAATGCGCCATTAATTATGGCGACGTGTGGTTCTAAAGGTTCCACATTAAATGTGTCACAAATGGTGGCTGTTGTGGGTCAACAAATTATTTCTGGTAACCGTGTTCCTGATGGGTTTCAAGATCGTTCCTTACCACATTTTCccaagaattcaaaaacgCCACAATCCAAAGGGTTTGTCAGgaattctttcttttcaggtTTATCTCCTCCAGAATTTCTGTTTCATGCCATTTCCGGTCGTGAAGGTTTAGTCGATACAGCTGTCAAAACCGCAGAGACTGGTTACATGTCTCGTAGATTAATGAAATCTTTAGAAGATTTATCCTGTCAATATGATAACACAGTCAGGACCTCAGCCAATGGTATTGTCCAGTTTACATATGGTGGGGATGGTTTGGATCCACTAGAAATGGAAGGCAACGCTCAACCAGTGAATTTCAATAGAAGTTGGGACCACGCATACAATATTACTTTTAATAACCAAGATGAAGGTTTATTACCATACGCCATTATGAATACCGCAAACAAAATATTGATGCCACTAGAAGACAGACTAGTTAGATATGATAACAGAGGATTTTTGGTTAAGGACGAAGACAAGGACAAAGCAGAACATGTCGACCAGTATGATGCCGAAAGAGATTTTTACCGTTCACTAAGGGAGTATATTAACCTGAAAGCCACTGCTTTGGCTAATTTAAGAAAATCTAGAGGAATGCTAGAATTAGTGGATGCTCCACCTACAGAATTACAAGGTATGGATCCAGATGAAGCCGTTCCACAAAATGTTAGAACTTCTGTGAGCCAACTATATAGAATTAGTGAACAATCggtgaaaaagtttttggaGATTGcccttttcaaataccGTAAAGCTAGGCTTGAGCCAGGTACTGCCATTGGTGCCATTGGCGCTCAATCCATCGGTGAGCCAGGTACGCAAATGACATTAAAGACTTTTCATTTCGCTGGTGTTGCTTCCATGAATGTCACGTTAGGTGTGCCTCGTATTAAGGAAATTATTAATGCTTCTAAGGTTATTTCTACTCCTATTATCAATGCCGTACTAGTCAATGATAACGATGAAAGAGCTGCCAGAGTTGTTAAAGGTAGAGTGGAGAAGACATTGTTATCCGATGTTGCCTATTACGTCCAAGATGTTTACAAAGATAACTTATCATTTATCCAGGTGCGTATCGATTTAGGCACCATTGACAAACTGCAATTGGAATTGACGATAGAAGATATCGCAGTTGCAATAACCAGAGCTTCCAAGCTAAAAATACAGGCGCCTGATGTCAATATTATTGGGAAAGACAAAATCGCAATTAACGTGTTCCCAGAGGGATACAAAGCAAAGTCCATATCTACGTCAGCGAAAGAACCAAGTGAAAATGACGTTTTCTACAGAATGCAACAGCTACGTCGTGCTCTACCTGATGTTGTTGTGAAAGGTTTAGCTGACATATCCCGTGCGGTTATTAATATTCGCGATGACGGCAAAAGAGAACTGTTAGTAGAAGGTTACGGACTGCGAGATGTCATGTGCACAGACGGTGTTATTGGTTCTAAGACTACAACTAATCatattttggaagttttttCCGTCCTTGGTATTGAAGCTGCAAGATACAGTATCGTTAGGGAAATCAACTATACTATGAGTAATCACGGTATGAGTGTCGACCCACGTCACATTCAATTGCTGGGTGATGTGATGACATATAAAGGTGAAGTTCTAGGTATTACAAGATTTGGTTTGAGTAAAATGAGAGATTCTGTTTTACAGTTAGCCTcctttgaaaagacaacAGATCATTTATTCGACGCCGCCTTTTATATGAAAAAGGATGCTGTCGAAGGTGTTTCTGAATGTATCATTTTGGGTCAAACTATGTCAATCGGTACCGGTTCATTCAAAGTCATCAAAGGTACCAACATTTCTGAAAAAGACTTGATGCCAAAGCCATGTTTGTTTGAAAGTTTGTCCAATGAAGCAGCTTTGAAAGCTAACTAG
- the RPT5 gene encoding proteasome regulatory particle base subunit RPT5, whose product MATLEELDAQTLPGDDELDQEILNLSTQELQTRAKLLDNEIRIFRSELQRLSHENNVMLEKIKDNKEKIKNNRQLPYLVANVVEVMDMNEIEDKENSESTTQGGNVNLDNTTVGKAAVVKTSSRQTVFLPMVGLVDPDKLKPNDLVGVNKDSYLILDTLPSEFDSRVKAMEVDEKPTETYSDVGGLDKQIEELVEAIVLPMKRADKFKDMGIRAPKGALMYGPPGTGKTLLARACAAQTNATFLKLAAPQLVQMYIGEGAKLVRDAFALAKEKAPTIIFIDELDAIGTKRFDSEKSGDREVQRTMLELLNQLDGFSSDDRVKVLAATNRVDVLDPALLRSGRLDRKIEFPLPSEDSRAQILQIHSRKMTTDDDINWQELARSTDEFNGAQLKAVTVEAGMIALRNGQSSVKHEDFVEGISEVQARKSKSVSFYA is encoded by the coding sequence ATGGCCACTTTAGAAGAATTGGATGCTCAAACTTTACCGGGAGATGATGAATTAGACCAAGAGATCTTGAATCTCTCCACCCAAGAACTTCAAACAAGAGCTAAGCTCCTGGACAATGAAATCCGTATTTTCAGGTCCGAATTGCAAAGATTGTCCCACGAAAACAACGTAATGCTCGAGAAGATCAAGgacaataaagaaaaaatcaagaataaTAGACAGTTGCCTTACCTGGTGGCTAATGTCGTCGAGGTAATGGACATGAACGAGATTGAAGACAAGGAAAATAGCGAATCCACCACGCAAGGTGGCAATGTCAATTTAGACAACACCACCGTGGGCAAGGCAGCCGTGGTAAAGACGTCTTCCAGACAAACCGTTTTCTTGCCAATGGTTGGCCTAGTGGATCCTGATAAACTTAAACCAAATGACTTGGTAGGTGTGAATAAAGACTCATATTTGATTCTGGATACGCTACCTTCCGAATTCGATTCTCGTGTAAAGGCTATGGAGGTTGACGAAAAACCCACAGAAACATACTCTGATGTGGGTGGGTTGGACaaacaaattgaagaacTAGTGGAGGCCATTGTGTTGCCAATGAAACGTGCAgataaattcaaagataTGGGTATTAGAGCACCAAAGGGTGCCCTAATGTACGGGCCTCCAGGTACAGGTAAAACTTTATTGGCGCGTGCGTGTGCAGCACAAACCAATGCCACATTTCTAAAATTGGCAGCCCCTCAACTAGTGCAAATGTATATCGGTGAAGGTGCCAAATTGGTGCGTGATGCATTCGCATTAGCCAAGGAAAAGGCCCCtactattattttcattgatgaattgGATGCCATTGGTACGAAAAGATTTGATTCAGAAAAATCCGGTGATAGAGAGGTGCAGAGAACTATGTTGGAACTATTAAACCAACTGGACGGTTTCAGTTCTGACGATCGTGTTAAAGTCTTGGCTGCCACCAATAGAGTCGATGTTCTAGACCCCGCTCTGTTGAGATCGGGTAGATTGGACAGAAAAATCGAGTTCCCATTGCCATCAGAAGATTCAAGAGCTCAAATCTTACAAATCCATTCAAGGAAAATGACCActgatgatgatattaACTGGCAAGAACTCGCTAGATCGACTGATGAGTTCAATGGTGCGCAGTTAAAGGCGGTGACGGTAGAAGCTGGTATGATTGCCTTAAGAAATGGACAGTCTTCTGTCAAACATGAAGATTTCGTCGAAGGTATAAGTGAAGTTCAAGCAAGAAAGTCAAAATCAGTCTCCTTTTATGCATAA
- the RTC5 gene encoding Rtc5p produces the protein MGQSSSTPSSNEEKSSSSRKFTNNRDVLAYFNNKAQKQVTLPELVSLKGNLQIEDMNTPISDKSLCSVLHFPQTHTLLVGIVTNMLRVLSNFPLMNSSYEPITGYGLLKCVLLLNNTRCGKYLKFKSYDQLKLLFISLSLQKTDKEEIPEENEDTVKKERNIKQIITNFDDVDPEVLYIPADFMLQFLSWLLILSTECPTSNSKMGNDKINDQWDSFKISAMNLLRTMNPDVVNNTESHLITFDQFSTSIKTVMPNLLKPLENLMEHFFYLDNDLVNYDTNLSNIQDSRIMTPALLAQLSTGLPKELFIQKLQSLYIGRKSGFSMRSLQAKVFKWMAPSILIVSGTRITNSDEYAAQKNPRYRHFLEEFPKLKDSDQKMDASHINKKKTTFAVYIDDPWKVTNKDYFGDLNTRIIQISPVQDIYKVNRKGTIYFNTIGGGIGIGDKQPLIKPASKRFVPGNVXLTFDSTLEFAVFRHTGYGGSLEPGSLSVERKEEDSFFELHFLIQDVEVWGCGGEKELEEQMKQMAWEEAESKRRQQINLRSLGEDRALLEMAGLVGQNRGGGSM, from the coding sequence ATGGGACAGTCTTCCTCGACTCCTTCCagtaatgaagaaaaatcttccAGTTCAAGGAAATTCACTAATAATAGGGATGTTTTAGCGTATTTCAACAATAAAGCACAGAAACAAGTTACTCTACCCGAGTTGGTTAGCTTGAAGGGAAATCTGCAAATTGAAGACATGAATACGCCAATTTCCGACAAGTCCTTATGTAGCGtacttcattttccacAGACACATACTCTACTCGTGGGAATAGTGACTAATATGTTAAGAGTTCTGAGTAATTTCCCACTAATGAACTCATCTTATGAACCAATTACAGGGTACGGGCTACTGAAATGtgttttgttattaaaCAACACACGATGCGGGAAGTACctaaaattcaaatcataCGATCAACTAAAATTACTATTCATATCGTTAtcacttcaaaaaactgacaaagaagaaatacctgaagaaaatgaggaCACTGTAAAAAAGGAGAGAAACATAAAGCAAATTATAACAAACTTCGATGATGTCGACCCTGAAGTACTGTATATTCCCGCTGACTTTATGCTTCAATTCTTGAGTTGGCTTTTAATCCTGAGTACCGAATGTCCTACTAGCAATTCTAAGATGGgtaatgataaaatcaatGACCAGTGGGatagtttcaaaatttcagcAATGAATCTTCTTAGAACAATGAATCCAGATGTGGTGAACAATACGGAATCACATCTCATAACATTTGATCAATTCTCAACTTCAATTAAAACTGTAATGCCAAATCTATTAAAGCCTTTAGAAAATTTAATGGaacactttttttatttggaCAATGATCTAGTGAATTATGACACCAACTTGTCGAATATCCAAGATTCTAGAATAATGACACCAGCATTGCTAGCACAGCTATCCACGGGACTACCAAAGGAATTGTTCATTCAGAAGTTACAAAGTTTATATATTGGGAGAAAAAGTGGGTTCTCAATGAGGTCATTGCAAGCTAAAGTTTTTAAATGGATGGCTCCTTCAATTTTGATTGTCAGCGGAACGAGAATTACGAATTCTGATGAATATGCAGCTCAGAAAAATCCAAGGTATCgtcattttcttgaagaatttccTAAATTAAAGGATTCAGACCAAAAAATGGATGCATCGCACAtaaataagaagaagaccaCTTTTGCCGTATATATAGACGATCCATGGAAAGTGACAAACAAAGACTATTTTGGTGATCTGAACACAAGAATAATCCAAATATCGCCAGTGCAAGATATCTATAAAGTAAACCGAAAGGGCACAATTTATTTCAATACAATTGGTGGTGGAATTGGAATCGGAGATAAGCAACCATTAATAAAGCCCGCATCTAAAAGATTTGTACCAGGAAACGTGTYATTAACTTTCGATAGCACCTTAGAGTTCGCTGTTTTTAGGCACACCGGCTACGGAGGATCATTGGAGCCTGGATCTTTATCggtagaaagaaaagaagaggactcattttttgaattacACTTCTTGATTCAAGATGTCGAGGTATGGGGATGTGGTGGCGAAAAGGAGTTAGAGGAACAGATGAAACAAATGGCATGGGAAGAAGCTGAGTCTAAGAGGAGACAACAAATTAATTTGAGAAGCTTAGGAGAAGACCGTGCCTTGCTGGAAATGGCAGGTTTAGTGGGACAAAACAGAGGCGGTGGTTCTATGTGA